GGCAGTTATCTTTGTAAGTGGGAAACAGGCCTAAAGCTAACACAACAGTAAAACATTGCCTCTCAGCAAGAGCAATACAAAGGCAAACGTGCTAATCAGAGAAGCCTCcctcagagcagagcagctggctcAGTGGCTCCCATAGGAAATGGGTtgctctcctccagctccatctgCCCACAACTCCTCCATACAGACCTGAGCCCCTACCATAAGGCATGTCCTGACAATAAGAGGTAAACACATTCTCTCCAAACCTCTTCTGACATTAAACATCTAAAAATCCATTATGGATTAGAAATACCAAAGCAAATAATAGGCAGTATTATTTAGGCACCTTCCCACACAATCAGGTAACATCTTATTGCCAAATTACTTAAACCTGTAATTTCTTGGGCTATGTGCAGATTCAGGCATTGAGACTGAAGCCGTTCAGGTATTAGATCCCACCTGCTGAAATGACAGTCAACTGGACTCCCTTCTATTTACAgctaggaaaacaaacacaaaaactcCTGAAAATTCGCTATTCAAGCAGCTGTGGACTATGAGGGTCCTTCTGACCAGTCCAGGTCTTTATTCTGTGGATACATATTCAGGTGTAGCTTCTTTCAAAAAAATACTCTGTATTCACCCtttaacaacaaaaagccaTGTGCCCTAGTCTTGACTCTGTCCCAACACTGGGAATCCCATTGTTTCAAAAAGGGTTAACAGCCTACAGTGCTAAGAGTAGGAGACACCTGTCAAGAATAATTAGAAACACTGATGCATTCTCCCAGTGATTTGGCAAAAGTTAAACAATTTGATATGTCCCTGTTTGGGAAACTTAAAAGATCTCCCACTGAAGTCTTCTGGTTGCAAAAGTCTAGAAAGTTCTACTTGAAAAGCTAGATGATCAACGATCATTGCACAGACATGGGAGAAAGTTTCAAACACCATGAGCTTTACTAAACCTTGgagggtgctgctgcagcacataCTGAAATTCAGGAGACAATAGTAGGGGATAAGGTGAAATCTGGCCCCCCAGAATGGGCAACCAGTTGCAGCAGCACTTCTGCTGGATGGGAGAAGGCGTAAGGACCAGTTCCAGCTTCTCTCCACTGGGCAGGACTGGTACGAGCAGCTGAGAGGCCCCAACACTTTGTGCTACAGGCTCCCTCCATGACCCACCAGTGGCAGCAGTGGGTGTGAGTCGCAGGGtgaagctgctgcctgctctaaCCTTGCAGGCCTGACCAGAACCTCTGGCCTCAGACACTGACTCACCACTGTCATGAGAAGTACATGATGAACAAGAAGGAGGAGCACCAGCAGCTCGACTGACACACTGAGAAGCCTACACTATGAAACTGTAAACTGACAAGGAGGATAAATGAGTGctgaaaaagttaaaatttGGGCTGCAATTCTGTACTGAAAGAGTCAAGCAAAACCACACATAACAGGCAGGACTACATCATGAGAAGTTCTCTATAGGGATGACTAAATCTTGCTGTCACATAGTTATCTGCTTAGATCAGCAACATCTGATGCTCCTGAACCACTATGGTTGTTTGCAGGCTCAAGTCATAGGCAGTAGGTGATTCAAAAATAAGTTCTTCCTTTGTTTAAACTATCCCACTTTAtaaattaattgcatttaatCGCATTACAAAAGTCAGATTTTCTGAATATAAAACCAGTGTAGTTTAGTTGTATTTCATACCTTATGCTATTCCAAACTACTGAAACActtaaaagcaaacagcatttttgCCAGTCTTCAGAGACCCAGTCAGATTTAACCACACCCTGACAATGAAAAGCTGAAGTCAAACCAAGCTTAACAAAATAACAAGCAAACTAGATCTGCATTCCTTTGCCAAATATCCAATTCTCTGCAGAAATCCAGGCAAAAAATCATCTACACCACTGCTcaatttgctgctttttctgccaCGTTAACACCCCCATAACATTCTTTATTATTGTAGCAAGAACATTACAGGCTCTGAAAGAGTATACGTTTCAAGGACACTCTTCCAAGTGTTATATTTGCTTTAACAGTGCTTGCTACTTTTGCTTGACTTTGTGTAAATGAAGTTGAGGTTACATGAGAGTATTTCCTTCTGCCTGTCAAGGACAGGCATAAATCTCAACATAAAATCATCCTCTAGTCTCAGAGCAAGAACTATCTTCCAATTCTGCACTGGGCCAACTGCAGGGactctgggatgcaggagaaaaacaagcaaattaGGACTGAAGTGAGCTCACAAGGAAAGTATTCTGCCCTGAGGGATGTTTACCTCCTAAATGTGGCTTATACGCTCTTTGACAAATACTGCTCAGACTCCGCAAGATAGAGGGGGAGTGAGATTTTATACAGCAACAATGATTTCACTTTTGTGGATACACAAGCCTCTCTGTTGTTAAAACATGTATTCAAACATATATCTCAGCAACAACCATTTATAAACACGCATATttgaacagaaatgcagaaaaactcTTATTAGCAGCCCCTTCTCTCTCTTGTACATGTGGATTTTTTAAACTCATAACTTTCTATTTAGCTTCAAGTGTAAGGACAGTGCAGCTTTGTTAGGAGTGAATGAGAATATTTGGAAGAATAAGATTTATTTCAAAAGTAAGTTGCTATGAAATGTCTCTCTGCTCCTTGTCGCTCTGGTTTAGAACAAATCTTAGCTCTGTGGGTATAATCCATATGGTTAAAACTGAACAGTTTTAGTCCAAGAATCCAGAACTATTTCTGCCcaattcaggaaaaaatacacatGTGCTGGCAAACAAAGGATTCTGTAAACAGCACAgcagctaaaaaaaccccaaatatatatatataaaaataatcacaGGTGAAAAGTGCACACTGCAGGTATCATAAAGATAACTTTTTCTGAGCACTTTTGCAGCACAGTTTTGAGTTGCTGGGGTGATTTGGGGCAGGGGAGTGTGAcggttgttttattttaagactCAAAACTCCATGGCTTTAACTCTGCTAGCAAAGTCAACCCCACCTTTCAAAACAGGCACAAAGACTACCATTCTAAAAACAGATTGCACATTTTCACCTTCTAAAACACGGGATAGTGTTTCTTACCTATTTGGTCCTCTGGAATCAGCGATTCGATTGGGGGATCAAGTTCGGAACTTTGGGACAAATAGTTCTTGACCTGGGTCATGAACTGCCGAATTGTTTGCAGCATATCGGTGCTTGAAACATGGCACtccttgttttcctgcagaaagctGACATAGTCCTGCACCAGGCATCCAAAATAAGTGCGTTTGTCCTGGGACATCTCTGCAATTTTCTTAATCATCCTCTTTTCAGGGGTCATGAAGGAACTGAAAACTCCACTGACTTTGCGTAGCTGAGATTTCACAATCTTGGGGAGAACAAatgaactgtttctttttttcttgggcTTCAGAGGGGGTGCCATGCTCTCTTGGTCACTTTCCCCCTCAAAATCCTCCAGGCTGCTATTTGTGTCCCCATCATAACCAAACAGCGGCATGCTCCGATCGAAGTCCAGCGAGTCAGACGAGGAGGTGGAAATGCTCATGTCGCTCAGCCTCTGCCTGCCTCCACTCCATGGGATGTGTGACTCAGAGCTGGTAGCTACCGTCTTCGGggcagctgctggagccagcTCAGGCAGGTTTTCACCTGAGATGCCAGAAGCTTCAGGCACAGGCACTGAGCCACAGCCAGGCTGAATCACTGCTGCAGACTTTGAGCTGCCTACCTCTGAGCAGACAGCCTGCTTCTTCAGCCGAGGTGGCGGAATAGGGGTTGGTTTACTCTGCAGTAAATCCAAGCCTCTCTCTTTCTTATGGTTGGCCGTTTCTGGCATGCTTGCCTGCTTTATAGTCCTGGAAAGCTGCGGACTCGTGAGAATGCTATTAATAGAAGGAGGTGGCGGCCGGGGTGGGGGAGAGCGAGGCCTCACTGTGCCATTCACGTCTTGAATTCTTGGGCTCTGCCTCTTCAGACTTCCACTGACATCCTGGCTGTGCACTTTTAAGAAGAGGGGATTAATGAAACACAGTGCTCCGTTGGTCTGGCTGCACTCCAGCTCTGAAGGCGTTCGGGTTCGTATAGAATGCACTCCATTTATAAGGCAGAGCTGACGCGAGTCTTTACAAGCACTGTCCAAAGGCACAGGCCTGCGGGGAGGTGTAGGATCCAGGGGGTTGCTGTTAGCCAGGGAGCTCCAAAAGTCTGAAAATCATCATTGCATTAACGTAAGAATGCAAACCAGCATGCAGATGGCTTTCAGAACATTCAGTTCAACATCACCTGTCTCCAGACATTCTGATACACTTTTATTGattcaagggggaaaaaaaattaattccaagTGTACCTCTGAAAGCCCCACCAGGCGTTAACTGCATGCTGCCCCCCTGGGGCTGCTCTCACTCATCTATAAATAGCACAACCAATGCATAGCTTCAAATCAACCCACTCAACtaagtttaaaaataagctaAGAATTCAAAGAAAGGAATGGAGACTGTAACACAGTAATTCTCACCAACTTGAAACTGAATGCACGAATGCCAGGCACTCTACAACAGGATTCATGCCCAACAGCTGTGTCTTGCCTACTgggcagaaaacaggaaatggCCCATGGTGATAGGCCACTGCCAGAGAACTTATGTAGGCAGATACATATTTCTTTATGTAGTCATGCAatgctgctgtttttttccagctccatGACTTTACATCCTGCCTGCAAATCCCTCAGCAGACCAGCCAGTGTGCCTGACACACAGCCTGTTGAAAACATGCATCATGCAAGAGCCGCTACAGGTAAAACACAAATCAGAGAGGGAATCTTATGTTCATCACATGAAACATCACAGGTTGGCAATGTTCTTTCTGATATAGTTTCCTGGGCCCACATGCTGTTGACCTCCCTTGTGCAGCTCTCCCTCTGAGCATACAGTGTAAGAGAGCTCAGACAGGAGCTCCAACTCTCCATATTCAAACCAGGTTGTTTTGTGCTTAAGGAAAGCTCACACTTACAGGAAGGGCCCTTGGAAGTTTTTACGAATCTCCTGGGTCTGCAGGATCGAAGGGCTGACTTCCAGGTGTGCTCCTTTGTACATGAACACCTAAAATTTCATCAAAATCTCACAGAAACTGTGATCTTAATCTCATATACAGTTGGTGTACTTGGGATCAATTATCTACCACACAGACACAGAATCATCAGTCTCCTCCTCAGCTTTCAAACATTAGGTTAAACAAAATAGAATGTACACAGAGACTGTTCAAGAGCAAGACTAAGTCTGCAGCAAATAGGCCATGGTGCTCATGGGTACCAGGTACAAAGACAGTGCAGGCAGACTGAAGAGCTCACTCAACACCACCGTTATGATCTCCTATAGAGAAACTCACCTAACGGTACTTTGAGGCTTCCAGCTTTCACTGGGAGACTGTCTTCCCAATCAGATCTTACTGTATCCcaatcagatttttcttttctccccagctATTCAACCTCATCCACAGTTCCATGATTGCCTCTATCCCCATGAAAACCTGGATTTTCATGTAATCAGCTAAACTTGCAGATAAGCAGTGTAAAAGTAATTTGTCTCCTCTCTAAAGCAAATCCCTTAACTGCACTGCTACTCCagtaaagcaaaatataaagcaGTGTAATACTTCCCTGTGTGTGACTTTGCTGCAAAGTCCCACCAAATAGTTCTAGCGACACTCATGCCGGCACTCTGATCTAGTGAGGTTCTGTTTCTATATCTAAGATGATTCAAAAATCTGCTGGGATGAAGTCTGCTGACAGACAACCCTGCAAAAGGAAGTGTGGTCATTCAGCACTTTGAAGAATTGCTCAAGGATCCATCTGGGTGGAGCCCATGTTTCAAATCCCACCAGGCCTTGCGTCTCCTGCCAGCTCAAGGTATGTTTTACAATGAGCCTGTATTTGGTTGTAGCAGTCAAGTGATGCAAGGACATATCCTTgcattttcttgttatttttaaagtgtcatCAAACCAATTTACTGAGATACATTCTGCAGATCCTATGTATACACTCCGTTTATTAATACGCTACTGCATTGAGCCTCCCATCTCAAAAATCACCAGTCTAAGATCACATGTCAACATGAACCAAGGTTTTAACAGTGAATCTCAGTTCCTATGCTCTCCTGGCAATTCCAGCAAATCATCAAGCTACGCTTGATGCAAGACTGAAGCAAACATTCGTTCTCAACTCTCATTTCTCTCAAATCTCTGACTAGGGATTGTAAGACTTGCATTGCCCAAGGGCTGCccaaggaggagagaggaaaaaggaaggaaagggcaacaacaaaaatatcacagaaggcacagaaggaagaaagactAAGGTCACCATTTGGCAAGTACAAGATCTGGCTTCCCGATAAAAGAAACTTGTAGCTGACCAATATGCACTCCTTACTGATACAGACTATTTCTTCAAGCTTATAGCACTGCTACAAGGAATGACATCTATGCAGAGATCTACTTACTCAGTCCAAGCTGAGCAATCTCTTCAAGTTCCGCTTCTGTCTTTGCTGCAGCAATAGCATGAGGCAACTTCAGGGTGAATGGAAGGACATCCCTGTtgtcaaagagaaaaacaattatGGCTTTGACAATAACATCCACAGTTTCACAAGCACTTGTTTTCAACACTGGAGGTAGTGAGCTCtgattcatattttctttttgagcTGTGGCAGGTAGCAAGGGCCTTaaaacacacagcacacagtGAAAACATTACCAACCACAGGGCTCCTTTACATTGTAAATGCAAAGGACAAGTCCCAAGTCCCCATGAATCTCTTTAGGCTCACTTCCACAGAGCCATCCAATATTGTCCCCTACTACAGAACAAGCTTATACACCTGGTCTTTTACAAGTATACCAGTGAGATGTGAAAGTGTTATCTGCCCTTAACCTTTCAGtgaaacttctttttctctgaatatACTGTTGATAGCTCTCAAAGTTGAATTCTAGTTCCCAGAATAAAAATTCAAGTGAGTACTTGGGCAGCTTCCCTAAACATTTCTAGGTCAGGATGTCTTGGTGCTACCTTGTCCTAGGCTGAAAACATGCTTCATTTAAGGAAGTCTGTCATTTATTCTCATATGTGGTTTCTCTTCA
This window of the Melopsittacus undulatus isolate bMelUnd1 chromosome 3, bMelUnd1.mat.Z, whole genome shotgun sequence genome carries:
- the RIN2 gene encoding ras and Rab interactor 2 isoform X3, with protein sequence MSSLTMKACCLDKRGSFFKLIDTIASEIGELKQEMVQTDLTVEDESADLQSLIKNMDNVSEKNDVKTCPRDSGYDSLSNKLSILDKLLHTHPVWLQLGLNDAEAMEILQAQPPGIFLVRKSARLQKKVISLRLSSDCGPYLKEFAIKESTYTFSLEGSGISFADLFRLIAFYCISRDVLPFTLKLPHAIAAAKTEAELEEIAQLGLNFWSSLANSNPLDPTPPRRPVPLDSACKDSRQLCLINGVHSIRTRTPSELECSQTNGALCFINPLFLKVHSQDVSGSLKRQSPRIQDVNGTVRPRSPPPRPPPPSINSILTSPQLSRTIKQASMPETANHKKERGLDLLQSKPTPIPPPRLKKQAVCSEVGSSKSAAVIQPGCGSVPVPEASGISGENLPELAPAAAPKTVATSSESHIPWSGGRQRLSDMSISTSSSDSLDFDRSMPLFGYDGDTNSSLEDFEGESDQESMAPPLKPKKKRNSSFVLPKIVKSQLRKVSGVFSSFMTPEKRMIKKIAEMSQDKRTYFGCLVQDYVSFLQENKECHVSSTDMLQTIRQFMTQVKNYLSQSSELDPPIESLIPEDQIGRLYGADDFLPVLTYVLAQCDMLELDTEIEYMMELLDPSLLHGEGGYYLTSAYGALSLIKNFQEEQAAQLLSSEARDTLRQWHKRRTTNRTIPSVDDFQNYLRVAFQEVNSGCTGKTLLVRPYITTEDVCQLCAEKFKVDNPEEYSLFLFVDDTWQQLTEDTYPQKIKAELHSRPQPQVFHFVYKRINCDPYGAIFQNSDDSAS
- the RIN2 gene encoding ras and Rab interactor 2 isoform X2 encodes the protein MSSLTMKACCLDKRGSFFKLIDTIASEIGELKQEMVQTDLTVEDESADLQSLIKNMDNVSEKNDVKTCPRDSGYDSLSNKLSILDKLLHTHPVWLQLGLNDAEAMEILQAQPPGIFLVRKSARLQKKVISLRLSSDCGPYLKEFAIKESTYTFSLEGSGISFADLFRLIAFYCISRDVLPFTLKLPHAIAAAKTEAELEEIAQLGLNFWSSLANSNPLDPTPPRRPVPLDSACKDSRQLCLINGVHSIRTRTPSELECSQTNGALCFINPLFLKVHSQDVSGSLKRQSPRIQDVNGTVRPRSPPPRPPPPSINSILTSPQLSRTIKQASMPETANHKKERGLDLLQSKPTPIPPPRLKKQAVCSEVGSSKSAAVIQPGCGSVPVPEASGISGENLPELAPAAAPKTVATSSESHIPWSGGRQRLSDMSISTSSSDSLDFDRSMPLFGYDGDTNSSLEDFEGESDQESMAPPLKPKKKRNSSFVLPKIVKSQLRKVSGVFSSFMTPEKRMIKKIAEMSQDKRTYFGCLVQDYVSFLQENKECHVSSTDMLQTIRQFMTQVKNYLSQSSELDPPIESLIPEDQIDVVLEKAMHKCILKPLKGHIEAMLKEFHTADGSWKQLKENLQLVRQRNPQELGVFVPTPDFVDIEKIKVKFMTMQKMYSPEKKVMLLLRVCKLIYTVMENNSGRLYGADDFLPVLTYVLAQCDMLELDTEIEYMMELLDPSLLHGEGGYYLTSAYGALSLIKNFQEEQAAQLLSSEARDTLRQWHKRRTTNRTIPSVDDFQNRAVTSTEE